In one window of Haloprofundus halophilus DNA:
- the gatE gene encoding Glu-tRNA(Gln) amidotransferase subunit GatE translates to MTEYDYEELGLVAGLEIHQQLDTATKLFCDSPTVRREPEEATRTFTRYLHPTRSELGEMDEAALEESRVDREFEYLAYDTTCLVEEDDEPPAELDGEALDVVMQIAELMEMSVVDQVHVMRKIVVDGSNTSGFQRSSLVAQDGEIETSEGAVGIEDLMLEEESAQRIEERDDGVLYGLDRLGIPLVEIGTKPDIASPEQAREAAETIGMLLRSTGKVKRGLGTIRQDVNVSIADGARVEMKGVQSLDDIDDIVRNEVGRQVELLAIRDELRERDAHVGDPQDVTDVFADSDSGVIRGALDSAERSSADSSSGQSPREAGGKVTGVRLAGFDGLVGRELQPDRRLGTELSDHAKRHGAGGIFHTDELPAYGVTEEEVEALREAVGAEPDDAVAIVAADAQTADLAIDAAAARAAAAIEGVPEETRGANDDGTTRYLRPLPGAARMYPETDVPPVEPDPSEVETPELLTEKVDRYQSEFGLDAGLAEQVAYGRRMPLFERAVDDGADPTFVAGLVESTVTELRRDDVAVENLGDGHLLAVVELVTDGDLAKEGVNEVLTLLAENPQLSAEEAVEEAGLSGVSEDEVRDAVVGVVERNEEQVEEEGMAAFSGLMGEAMGALRGRADGEVVSSVLREEIQKRA, encoded by the coding sequence CTACGAGGAGCTCGGCCTCGTCGCGGGGCTGGAGATTCACCAGCAGCTCGACACCGCGACGAAGCTGTTCTGCGACTCGCCGACGGTGCGCCGCGAACCCGAGGAGGCGACGCGAACGTTCACGCGCTATCTCCACCCCACGCGGAGCGAACTCGGCGAGATGGACGAGGCGGCGCTGGAGGAGAGCCGCGTCGACCGCGAGTTCGAGTATCTCGCCTACGACACCACCTGTCTCGTCGAGGAGGACGACGAGCCGCCGGCGGAACTCGACGGCGAAGCGCTCGACGTGGTGATGCAGATCGCGGAACTGATGGAGATGTCGGTCGTCGACCAGGTTCACGTGATGCGCAAAATCGTCGTCGACGGGTCGAACACCTCGGGGTTCCAGCGCTCGTCGCTCGTCGCCCAGGACGGCGAAATCGAGACGAGCGAGGGCGCGGTGGGCATCGAGGACCTGATGCTCGAAGAGGAGTCCGCCCAGCGCATCGAAGAGCGCGACGACGGCGTGCTCTACGGCCTCGACCGCCTCGGCATCCCGCTGGTCGAAATCGGCACCAAACCGGACATCGCCTCGCCCGAGCAGGCGCGGGAAGCCGCCGAGACCATCGGGATGCTGCTCCGGTCGACGGGCAAAGTCAAGCGCGGGCTCGGCACGATTCGACAGGACGTCAACGTCTCCATCGCCGACGGCGCGCGCGTGGAGATGAAGGGCGTCCAGAGCCTCGACGACATCGACGACATCGTCCGCAACGAGGTCGGCCGACAGGTCGAACTGCTCGCCATCCGCGACGAGTTACGGGAGCGAGACGCCCACGTCGGCGACCCGCAGGACGTGACCGACGTGTTCGCCGACAGCGATTCCGGGGTCATTCGCGGCGCGCTGGATAGCGCGGAACGGAGTTCCGCGGATAGCTCGAGCGGGCAGAGCCCGCGAGAGGCGGGCGGCAAGGTCACCGGCGTCCGCCTCGCCGGCTTCGACGGGCTGGTCGGACGCGAGCTCCAGCCGGACCGCCGCCTCGGCACCGAACTGTCGGACCACGCCAAGCGCCACGGCGCGGGCGGCATCTTCCACACCGACGAACTGCCCGCCTACGGCGTCACCGAGGAGGAGGTCGAAGCGCTCCGCGAAGCCGTGGGAGCCGAGCCCGACGACGCGGTGGCCATCGTCGCCGCCGACGCTCAGACCGCGGACCTCGCCATCGACGCCGCCGCGGCGCGTGCGGCGGCCGCCATCGAGGGCGTCCCCGAGGAGACGCGAGGCGCGAACGACGACGGCACGACGCGCTACCTCCGGCCGCTGCCGGGCGCGGCGCGGATGTACCCCGAGACGGACGTGCCGCCGGTCGAACCGGACCCCTCGGAGGTCGAGACGCCCGAACTGCTCACCGAGAAGGTCGACCGCTACCAGTCGGAGTTCGGTCTCGACGCGGGACTCGCCGAACAGGTGGCGTACGGCCGCCGGATGCCGCTGTTCGAGCGAGCCGTCGACGACGGTGCGGACCCGACGTTCGTCGCCGGGTTGGTCGAGAGTACCGTGACCGAACTGCGACGCGACGACGTAGCCGTCGAGAACCTCGGCGACGGCCACCTCCTGGCGGTCGTCGAACTCGTCACCGACGGCGACCTCGCCAAAGAGGGCGTCAACGAAGTGCTGACCCTCTTGGCGGAGAACCCGCAACTGTCCGCCGAGGAGGCCGTCGAGGAGGCGGGCCTCTCGGGCGTGAGCGAGGACGAAGTACGGGACGCTGTCGTCGGCGTCGTCGAGCGCAACGAAGAACAGGTCGAGGAGGAGGGGATGGCCGCCTTCTCGGGACTGATGGGCGAAGCGATGGGCGCGCTCCGCGGCCGCGCCGACGGCGAAGTGGTGAGCAGCGTACTCCGCGAAGAGATTCAAAAGCGCGCCTGA
- a CDS encoding HalOD1 output domain-containing protein, whose protein sequence is MSAQNYVSGASIPSDYCTLFNPCVDSVVEELVRTVSALRNSSPTEITPLYTAVDPDALETLFGESATGARPNGRVVTFDYEGFEVTVRSPGCITLSPVETA, encoded by the coding sequence ATGTCGGCACAGAACTACGTGAGCGGTGCTTCGATTCCGAGCGACTACTGTACGCTGTTCAACCCGTGCGTCGACTCCGTCGTCGAAGAGCTCGTCCGGACGGTTTCGGCGCTACGCAACAGCTCTCCCACCGAAATCACCCCGCTGTACACGGCCGTCGACCCCGATGCGCTCGAAACGCTGTTCGGCGAGTCGGCCACGGGAGCGCGACCGAACGGACGAGTCGTCACGTTCGACTACGAGGGGTTCGAGGTGACGGTTCGGAGCCCCGGCTGTATAACCCTCTCCCCCGTCGAGACGGCGTAG
- a CDS encoding Lrp/AsnC family transcriptional regulator has protein sequence MDERDITLLKAISDLGTGSPERLHEATGIPVSTIHYRLNNLKEDGIIENDLYDVDLEKFGLGVTVIVEVLADYSGSYEDVGEKLMAVEGVTQTYFTMGETDFIVIARLTGSEMVERLISEFESIEEVDRTNSTYVISTLRDSQRVLQSYSVETLVEELGEE, from the coding sequence ATGGACGAACGCGACATCACGCTTCTGAAGGCCATCTCCGACCTCGGGACCGGTAGCCCCGAGCGCCTCCACGAAGCGACGGGTATCCCGGTGTCGACGATTCACTACCGGCTGAACAACCTGAAGGAGGACGGCATCATCGAGAACGACCTCTACGACGTCGACCTGGAGAAGTTCGGACTCGGCGTCACCGTCATCGTCGAGGTGCTGGCCGACTACAGCGGGTCGTACGAGGACGTCGGCGAGAAGCTGATGGCGGTCGAAGGAGTCACGCAGACGTACTTCACGATGGGCGAGACGGACTTCATCGTCATCGCTCGGCTGACCGGCAGCGAGATGGTCGAGCGACTCATCTCGGAGTTCGAGTCGATCGAGGAGGTCGACCGGACGAACTCGACGTACGTCATCTCGACGCTGCGCGACAGCCAACGGGTGTTACAGAGTTACAGCGTCGAAACGCTCGTCGAGGAACTCGGCGAGGAGTGA
- a CDS encoding DMT family transporter — protein MSLRRLYRQHSTAVLFAFLAAFWGTSFVAIEVGLHYVPPLYFAGARYAVAGAVVFAYAYAKADRWLPSGRDEWLVVSIAGLFLIGAYHGLLYLGELRISGPVAAVVISLTPILTAVCASALLPSNDLGAAELAGLGLGLVGVVVLVAPDPTAFELGSALGVALVFLSAVSFALGAVLTRPFDSDLPLVSMEAWAMLLGAGSLFVGGALRGESLSAVHVTPVAVASFLYLTFVSGVVGFLLYFELLDRTGPTEINLVGYAEPVVATLASAALVGHVVETSAVVGFVAIFAGFAVLKRDALREFATRDVPATSDVYPDAD, from the coding sequence ATGTCTCTTCGCCGGCTCTATCGCCAACATTCGACCGCAGTGTTGTTCGCCTTCCTCGCCGCGTTCTGGGGCACCTCCTTCGTCGCCATCGAAGTCGGTCTCCACTACGTCCCGCCGCTGTACTTCGCGGGCGCGCGGTACGCCGTCGCGGGCGCGGTCGTCTTCGCGTACGCGTACGCGAAGGCCGACCGGTGGCTCCCCTCGGGACGCGACGAGTGGCTCGTCGTGAGCATCGCCGGACTGTTCCTCATCGGCGCGTACCACGGGCTGCTGTACCTCGGTGAGCTCCGCATCTCCGGTCCCGTCGCCGCCGTCGTCATCAGCCTCACGCCCATCCTCACGGCCGTCTGCGCGAGCGCGCTCCTCCCCTCGAACGACCTCGGCGCCGCCGAACTCGCCGGTCTCGGGCTCGGTCTCGTCGGCGTCGTCGTGCTCGTCGCCCCCGACCCGACGGCGTTCGAACTCGGGTCGGCGCTCGGCGTCGCGCTCGTGTTCCTCAGCGCCGTCTCGTTCGCGCTCGGCGCGGTTCTGACCCGGCCGTTCGACTCCGACCTCCCGCTCGTCTCGATGGAGGCGTGGGCGATGCTACTCGGCGCTGGGTCGCTTTTCGTCGGCGGTGCGCTCCGCGGCGAATCGCTGTCGGCGGTTCACGTCACCCCGGTCGCCGTCGCCTCGTTTCTCTACCTGACGTTCGTCTCCGGCGTCGTCGGTTTCCTGCTCTACTTCGAACTGCTCGACCGGACCGGCCCGACCGAGATAAATCTCGTCGGCTACGCCGAACCGGTCGTCGCGACGCTGGCGAGCGCGGCGCTCGTCGGGCACGTCGTCGAGACGAGTGCGGTCGTCGGTTTCGTCGCTATCTTCGCCGGCTTCGCCGTGTTGAAACGCGACGCGCTTCGGGAGTTCGCCACGCGGGACGTGCCGGCAACCAGCGACGTGTACCCGGACGCGGACTAG
- a CDS encoding MFS transporter, whose product MTSNRLGVDPQVLALALARMTESVGNSFLIVVLPLFIGSEFVTGNTFGLTEVAITGIVLSLFGLVNSPLQPFTGRLSDRTGRRKIFVLVGLLLIGVASFSYSLASSYWHLVGLRVLQGVAGALIIPTTVALVNDLASETNRGGNMGTYNTFRLVGFGVGPIAAGAVVSAGPYAFGVGGTQLQFSGFDAAFYFATLTASLSFFLILWLIRDPENVTADASPGEDGGALDSFSVFDRSGRGVLDPVFTLGVVSFFMAVGIALFATLGDIINTRLDQGPTLFGLQFAAFVLAQIFLQVPIGRATDFYGRRIFILVGMVLLIPTTLVQGVLYDPWLMFAARFGQGVAGAMVFAPALALAGDLAPDGKSGTTLSVLTMAFGFGVAFGPLSAGFLVSFGFAVPFAFGAALAAVGAVLVWTQVEETVTTRRSPFSAD is encoded by the coding sequence GTGACCTCGAACCGGTTGGGAGTCGACCCGCAGGTGCTGGCGTTGGCGCTGGCGCGGATGACCGAGTCGGTCGGCAACTCGTTTCTCATCGTCGTGCTCCCGCTTTTCATCGGGAGCGAGTTCGTCACCGGCAACACGTTCGGGCTGACCGAAGTCGCCATCACCGGTATCGTCCTCTCGCTGTTCGGCCTCGTCAACAGCCCGCTGCAGCCCTTTACCGGGCGGCTCTCCGACCGCACCGGCAGGCGCAAAATATTCGTCCTCGTCGGTTTGCTGCTCATCGGCGTCGCCAGTTTCTCGTACTCGTTGGCGTCGTCGTACTGGCATCTCGTCGGCTTGCGCGTGCTCCAGGGAGTCGCCGGCGCGCTCATCATCCCGACCACCGTCGCGCTCGTCAACGACCTGGCCTCGGAGACGAACCGCGGCGGCAACATGGGGACGTACAACACGTTCAGACTCGTCGGCTTCGGCGTCGGCCCCATCGCGGCCGGTGCCGTCGTCTCGGCGGGTCCGTACGCGTTCGGCGTGGGCGGGACGCAGCTTCAGTTCAGCGGCTTCGACGCCGCGTTCTACTTCGCGACGCTGACCGCGAGCCTCAGTTTCTTCCTGATTCTCTGGTTGATCCGCGACCCCGAGAACGTCACCGCGGACGCGTCGCCCGGCGAGGACGGGGGCGCGCTGGACAGCTTCTCCGTGTTCGACCGTAGCGGCCGAGGCGTGCTCGACCCGGTGTTCACGCTCGGCGTCGTCTCCTTCTTCATGGCGGTCGGTATCGCGCTGTTCGCCACGCTGGGCGACATCATCAACACGCGGCTCGACCAGGGGCCGACGCTGTTCGGGCTCCAGTTCGCGGCGTTCGTGTTGGCCCAGATATTCCTCCAGGTGCCGATCGGCCGGGCGACCGACTTCTACGGTCGGCGGATATTCATCCTGGTCGGGATGGTGCTGTTGATTCCGACGACGCTCGTCCAGGGCGTGCTGTACGACCCGTGGCTGATGTTCGCCGCCCGCTTCGGGCAGGGCGTCGCCGGAGCGATGGTGTTCGCGCCGGCGCTCGCACTCGCGGGCGACCTCGCGCCCGACGGCAAGTCGGGGACGACGCTCTCGGTGTTGACGATGGCGTTCGGTTTCGGCGTCGCGTTCGGCCCGCTGTCGGCGGGCTTTCTCGTCTCGTTCGGGTTCGCCGTTCCGTTCGCTTTCGGGGCGGCGCTGGCGGCCGTCGGCGCGGTGTTGGTCTGGACGCAGGTCGAAGAGACCGTGACGACCCGACGGTCGCCGTTTTCGGCCGATTGA
- a CDS encoding MaoC family dehydratase yields the protein MPIYFEDLEVGATTEFGEYEVTEDEIIEFAERYDPQFFHVDPERAAETMYGGLIASGWHTASMTMRMLVDGFLSNAASMGAKGVDELRWYRPVRPGDVLTLRNEVLEKTVESDERGLAHVRTTTLNGDGEEVFSMVGLVMFGRKPE from the coding sequence ATGCCCATCTACTTCGAGGATTTGGAGGTCGGAGCGACGACCGAGTTCGGCGAGTACGAAGTGACCGAAGACGAGATAATCGAGTTCGCCGAGCGCTACGACCCGCAGTTCTTCCACGTCGACCCCGAGCGCGCCGCGGAGACGATGTACGGCGGCCTCATCGCCTCCGGATGGCACACGGCGTCGATGACGATGCGGATGCTCGTCGACGGCTTCCTCTCGAACGCCGCCTCGATGGGCGCGAAGGGCGTCGACGAACTCCGGTGGTACCGCCCGGTGCGGCCGGGCGACGTGCTGACGCTGCGAAACGAAGTGCTGGAGAAGACCGTCGAGAGCGACGAGCGCGGCCTCGCGCACGTGCGGACGACGACGCTGAACGGCGACGGCGAGGAGGTGTTCTCGATGGTCGGACTGGTGATGTTCGGTCGAAAACCGGAGTAG
- a CDS encoding RNA methyltransferase: protein MSGRKPVVVVVDPKTPGNVGTIARAMKNFGLSELKLVDPPELHRDGDAYGFAGHAREDILPNAETVEFDDIVENYHTVATTAITNEDSRRHVRYPFKTPVELRESLKEVETRTALVFGREGTGLDNGELERMDEICSIPASEEYPVLNLGQAATVLMYELRELTVEETQLPDVELSRAPEEDIERFYDLFGDLLDATGYDEHKRDKTTRLMRRLVGRAHPTDREISTLLGLFRRTNRQLRHRRQLLEKHDEPDRWR from the coding sequence ATGAGCGGGCGGAAACCGGTCGTCGTCGTCGTCGACCCGAAGACGCCCGGCAACGTCGGCACCATCGCGCGGGCGATGAAGAACTTCGGGCTCTCGGAACTGAAGCTCGTCGACCCCCCGGAACTGCACCGCGACGGCGACGCCTACGGGTTCGCCGGCCACGCCCGCGAGGACATCCTGCCGAACGCCGAGACGGTCGAGTTCGACGATATCGTCGAGAACTACCACACCGTCGCCACGACGGCCATCACGAACGAGGACAGCCGTCGTCACGTCCGCTACCCGTTCAAGACGCCGGTCGAACTCCGCGAGAGCCTGAAAGAGGTCGAGACGCGCACCGCGCTCGTCTTCGGCCGCGAGGGGACCGGCCTCGACAACGGGGAACTGGAGCGGATGGACGAGATCTGTTCGATTCCCGCGAGTGAGGAGTACCCCGTGCTCAACCTCGGACAGGCCGCCACCGTGCTCATGTACGAACTTCGGGAACTGACCGTCGAGGAGACGCAGTTGCCCGACGTGGAGCTGTCGCGCGCGCCCGAGGAGGATATCGAACGATTCTACGACCTCTTCGGCGACCTGCTCGACGCGACGGGCTACGACGAGCACAAACGCGACAAGACGACGCGGCTGATGCGCCGCCTCGTCGGCCGAGCGCACCCGACCGACCGCGAGATTTCGACGCTTCTGGGCCTCTTTCGGCGGACGAACCGCCAACTCCGACACCGACGCCAGTTGCTCGAAAAGCACGACGAACCCGACCGCTGGCGATAG
- a CDS encoding M48 family metalloprotease, whose translation MDRSLLVRMALATVLLGVVSLTFAAALVAGFAGLAAFFGWPMVVAPVGAAVVLLGFGALELTQGARVVREADAYEVDAETAPRLHRVVRSVAQQADLPMPAIAVSDDDAPEAFVTGYTAGGATLVVSLGMLRALDDAELRAVVAHELAHVKNRDVALMTAISVPTAVASRLHELSSATSERLTSGSGGAVRGRGLVFVVAFLSAVVALVAGLFSFVGRSLIASFSRVRELAADRGAVAITGDPASLASALASIETELGKHPVEDLRSAQSVAAFTVVSPEQVEPDDPIMLGAEGDQPATLTYYSDRYEAFVYRTFLRTHPSVSDRVSRLQQAEREVQSR comes from the coding sequence ATGGACCGGTCCCTCCTCGTTCGCATGGCGCTCGCCACCGTCCTCCTCGGCGTCGTCTCCCTCACGTTCGCCGCCGCCCTCGTCGCCGGGTTCGCCGGACTCGCGGCGTTCTTCGGTTGGCCGATGGTCGTCGCGCCCGTCGGCGCTGCCGTCGTTCTCCTCGGGTTCGGCGCGCTCGAACTGACCCAAGGTGCGCGTGTCGTCCGCGAGGCCGACGCCTACGAAGTCGACGCCGAAACCGCGCCGCGCCTCCACCGCGTCGTCCGCAGCGTCGCCCAGCAGGCCGACCTCCCGATGCCCGCCATCGCCGTCTCCGACGACGACGCCCCCGAGGCGTTCGTCACGGGCTACACGGCCGGTGGCGCGACACTCGTCGTCTCGCTCGGGATGCTCCGCGCGCTCGACGACGCCGAACTCCGGGCCGTCGTCGCTCACGAACTCGCGCACGTGAAGAATCGCGACGTTGCGCTGATGACCGCGATTTCGGTGCCGACGGCCGTCGCCAGCCGGTTACACGAACTGTCGAGTGCGACCAGCGAGCGACTCACCAGCGGTAGCGGCGGTGCAGTCAGAGGTCGCGGCCTCGTCTTCGTCGTCGCGTTTCTCTCGGCCGTCGTCGCGCTCGTCGCCGGCCTGTTCTCCTTCGTGGGCCGGTCGCTCATCGCGTCGTTCTCCCGCGTGCGCGAACTCGCCGCCGACCGCGGGGCCGTCGCCATCACCGGCGACCCGGCGTCGCTTGCGAGCGCGCTCGCGTCCATCGAAACGGAACTCGGGAAACACCCGGTCGAAGACCTCCGCAGCGCCCAGAGCGTCGCCGCGTTCACCGTCGTCTCCCCCGAGCAGGTCGAACCGGACGACCCCATCATGCTCGGTGCGGAGGGCGACCAACCGGCGACACTGACGTACTACTCGGACCGATACGAGGCGTTCGTCTACCGGACGTTCCTGCGGACCCACCCGTCCGTGAGCGACCGGGTGTCGCGGCTTCAGCAGGCCGAGCGCGAGGTTCAGTCGCGGTAG
- the folP gene encoding dihydropteroate synthase, with protein sequence MRNVDAAGLGIGDDYPPRIMGVLNVSEESPYEPSVFDDAAEAADYVDTALIDEGADIVDIGLESANKRFEVLSAEQELDRLDTAVEVLDHVSGDAVFSIETRYHEVADEALSRGFDMVNDICGFADPKMPEVCEAHDVAVAKMASPPDLERPGAVEEVDDIYEALKQNGLTDKTIVDPAFGGWSEAKTLEDDRETFRRLREFRGLGQPILVSINRKNFLRELAGRSTEEALPVSLAATSMAVERGAHVVRTHDVAETRDAALVGAAFKRERVREAGAVEVEELDVTTPREAARHIERVGGDPRAAPDAVSNVFEFASLSPEQRGALVAATKESGAMLVGGESGRTLLVGTPGALVRTSVAASGVSEALDAVLAEIAETFTYEKTYAERA encoded by the coding sequence ATGCGAAACGTGGACGCCGCCGGTCTCGGCATCGGCGACGACTATCCGCCCCGAATCATGGGCGTGCTCAACGTCTCCGAGGAGTCGCCGTACGAGCCGAGCGTCTTCGACGACGCCGCCGAAGCCGCCGACTACGTCGACACCGCGCTCATCGACGAGGGCGCGGACATCGTCGACATCGGCCTCGAATCCGCGAACAAGCGCTTCGAGGTGCTCTCCGCCGAACAGGAACTCGACCGCCTCGACACCGCCGTCGAGGTGCTCGACCACGTCTCCGGCGACGCGGTGTTCTCCATCGAGACGCGGTACCACGAAGTCGCCGACGAGGCGCTCTCGCGCGGGTTCGACATGGTGAACGACATCTGCGGCTTCGCGGACCCGAAGATGCCCGAGGTGTGCGAGGCCCACGACGTCGCCGTCGCGAAGATGGCGAGTCCGCCGGACCTCGAACGCCCCGGCGCGGTCGAGGAGGTCGACGACATCTACGAGGCGCTGAAGCAGAACGGCCTGACGGACAAGACCATCGTCGATCCGGCGTTCGGCGGGTGGTCCGAGGCGAAAACACTAGAGGACGACCGCGAGACGTTCCGCCGCCTCCGCGAGTTCCGCGGCCTCGGTCAACCCATCTTAGTCTCCATCAACCGCAAGAACTTCCTGCGCGAACTCGCCGGCCGGTCCACCGAGGAGGCGCTGCCGGTCAGCCTCGCGGCCACGTCGATGGCCGTCGAACGCGGCGCACACGTGGTCCGAACCCACGACGTCGCGGAGACGCGCGACGCGGCGCTCGTCGGCGCGGCGTTCAAACGCGAACGCGTCCGCGAGGCGGGCGCAGTCGAGGTCGAAGAACTCGACGTGACGACGCCGCGGGAGGCCGCCCGCCACATCGAGCGCGTCGGCGGCGACCCCCGGGCCGCACCCGATGCCGTCTCGAACGTGTTCGAGTTTGCGTCGTTGTCGCCGGAGCAGCGGGGCGCGCTCGTCGCGGCGACGAAGGAGTCGGGGGCGATGCTCGTCGGCGGCGAAAGCGGTCGGACGCTGCTCGTGGGGACGCCGGGGGCTCTCGTCCGGACGTCGGTCGCCGCATCGGGCGTCTCGGAGGCGCTCGACGCGGTGTTGGCCGAGATAGCGGAGACATTCACGTACGAGAAAACTTATGCCGAACGCGCCTGA
- a CDS encoding 6-hydroxymethylpterin diphosphokinase MptE-like protein, which translates to MNFETWEPVYERILADFGFDRSADERARDDLARLAEPFDESRLRVVDGETVAVVGAAPSLPDEVDRAADADYVFAASTAADVLRDRGVAVDLMVTDLDKNPETARELTREGVAVAAHAHGDNRPAIREWVPRFDSEHVLATTQAAPVGPVVDYGGFTDGDRAAFLADEFGAEELTFVGWQFDDPTVDEAKARKLAWAERLLGWLERRRGERFSVLDGRRPSLDLLTSESEVDDESQQ; encoded by the coding sequence GTGAACTTCGAGACGTGGGAGCCCGTCTACGAGCGGATTCTCGCCGACTTCGGCTTCGACCGCAGCGCCGACGAACGCGCCCGAGACGACCTGGCGAGGCTCGCCGAACCGTTCGACGAGTCGCGCCTCCGCGTCGTCGACGGCGAGACCGTCGCCGTCGTCGGTGCCGCGCCGTCGCTTCCCGACGAGGTCGACCGCGCGGCCGACGCCGACTACGTCTTCGCCGCCTCGACGGCCGCCGACGTTCTTCGCGACCGCGGTGTCGCCGTCGACCTGATGGTGACCGACCTCGACAAGAACCCCGAGACGGCCCGCGAGTTGACCCGAGAGGGCGTCGCTGTGGCCGCGCACGCCCACGGCGACAACCGGCCGGCGATACGCGAGTGGGTGCCCCGATTCGACTCGGAGCACGTGCTGGCGACGACGCAGGCGGCCCCCGTCGGACCGGTCGTCGACTACGGCGGGTTCACCGACGGCGACCGGGCGGCGTTTCTGGCCGACGAGTTCGGGGCCGAGGAGTTGACGTTCGTCGGCTGGCAGTTCGACGACCCGACGGTCGACGAGGCGAAAGCGAGGAAGCTCGCGTGGGCCGAGCGGCTGCTCGGCTGGTTGGAGCGACGCCGCGGCGAGCGGTTTTCGGTTCTCGACGGCCGCCGGCCGTCGCTCGACCTGCTCACCTCAGAGAGCGAAGTCGACGACGAGAGCCAGCAGTAA
- a CDS encoding signal peptidase I, giving the protein MNLLDGRSRKVLNVLAALLLVGAVAPFVVYAVPQVVGADQSYVVLSASMSPDIQPGDAVVVGSVAPERIAEGDVITFHRSETSDTPVTHRVVDVERNGAERRFVTKGDANEDVDPAPVAADAVIGRVVLTLPYVGYVSTFADTPVGFVALVLVPFGFLATTELRGFLHARRGDHAETRAPEDKVTSERTGVDAASAASSDDDSPTDATEPTPMNVSDTETTPTDRLDPSDRPDSSDRPEPSDSGITLTRADLTLSPVLLAVLGVYAGYVGVTGEDPLSVTVAVGALTAALLLLLARRFGLGDASSSSEGGGNPGDSPDTDEPFPAGSSEHFPGTDSTAALAEVRLSSGVADLPRIEVSERHELSTIATTVGRPLVADEHDGTLLVVDGDVLYAHAAADEEPDSSLHAVYAGVDAPTDDAAAEATR; this is encoded by the coding sequence ATGAACCTCCTCGATGGCCGCTCCCGAAAAGTGCTCAACGTACTCGCGGCGCTCCTCCTCGTCGGCGCAGTCGCCCCGTTCGTCGTCTACGCGGTGCCGCAGGTCGTCGGCGCGGACCAGAGTTACGTCGTCCTCTCGGCCAGCATGTCGCCCGACATACAGCCCGGCGACGCCGTCGTCGTCGGGAGCGTCGCTCCCGAACGGATCGCGGAGGGCGACGTCATCACGTTCCATCGCTCCGAGACGAGCGACACGCCGGTCACCCACCGCGTCGTGGATGTCGAACGGAACGGGGCGGAGCGCCGGTTCGTCACGAAAGGCGACGCCAACGAGGACGTCGACCCGGCTCCGGTCGCTGCCGACGCCGTCATCGGCCGAGTCGTCCTGACGCTGCCGTACGTCGGCTACGTCTCCACGTTCGCCGACACCCCCGTCGGCTTCGTCGCGCTCGTGCTCGTCCCGTTCGGGTTCCTCGCGACAACCGAACTCCGGGGCTTTCTCCACGCTCGCCGCGGCGACCACGCGGAGACTCGCGCGCCCGAGGACAAAGTGACGAGCGAACGCACTGGCGTCGACGCTGCTTCCGCCGCGTCGTCCGACGACGACTCACCGACCGACGCAACCGAACCCACACCCATGAACGTATCCGATACAGAGACGACTCCGACCGACCGACTCGACCCGTCTGACCGACCCGACTCGTCCGACCGCCCTGAGCCGTCCGACTCCGGTATCACGCTGACGCGAGCGGACCTCACCCTCTCTCCGGTGCTGTTGGCCGTTCTCGGCGTGTACGCCGGCTACGTCGGCGTGACCGGCGAGGACCCGCTCTCGGTCACCGTCGCCGTCGGCGCACTCACCGCAGCGCTGCTGTTGCTCCTGGCCCGTCGGTTCGGTCTCGGTGACGCGTCCTCGTCGAGCGAGGGTGGCGGCAACCCGGGCGATTCGCCCGACACCGACGAACCGTTCCCCGCCGGGAGTTCGGAACACTTCCCGGGTACCGATTCCACCGCCGCTCTCGCCGAGGTCCGGCTCTCGTCCGGGGTCGCCGACCTGCCGCGAATCGAGGTCAGCGAGCGCCACGAGCTCTCCACTATCGCCACCACCGTCGGCCGACCGCTCGTCGCCGACGAGCACGACGGCACGCTCCTCGTCGTCGACGGCGACGTGTTGTACGCTCACGCGGCGGCCGACGAAGAGCCCGATTCGAGCCTCCATGCGGTCTACGCCGGCGTAGACGCTCCGACCGACGACGCTGCTGCGGAGGCGACGCGGTGA